A portion of the Oxynema aestuarii AP17 genome contains these proteins:
- a CDS encoding WD40 repeat domain-containing protein, which yields MKPSWRGLLLSSSIALLLMGVTVGGSIPGARSQTDPAPPVNAPTPRNRRTFIPVNTLTGHLGGVNAIAFSPDGTRLASGSSDRTIKLWNWENAQLDNTLSGHSGDVNSVSFSPDGELLASGSDDKTVKLWDVPTGQLVGTRLGHSFSVQSVAFSPDGESVASASSDKTIKIWNVNTTEEQENLKRHSSYIWAIAYSPDGEKLASGGYDNEVHVGNLTGSWFWFIGGGYDTFKGHSAPVLSVAYSPDGSKIASGSADGTIKIWDVDDQKLLSTLTGHRDWVLSVAFSPDGESLVSGSADRTIKVWNVASGSLETTLTKHQGKVFAVAFSPDGKTLASGSADNTIQIWQAYP from the coding sequence GTTGTTGCTTTCTAGTTCGATCGCCTTGTTGTTAATGGGCGTCACCGTTGGCGGTTCGATTCCTGGCGCTCGTTCGCAAACCGATCCGGCGCCCCCAGTCAACGCCCCGACCCCCAGGAATCGACGCACGTTTATTCCCGTCAATACCCTGACCGGACATCTCGGTGGGGTCAACGCGATCGCCTTCAGTCCCGACGGAACGCGCTTGGCGAGTGGGAGTAGCGATCGCACCATCAAACTTTGGAATTGGGAAAACGCCCAACTCGACAATACCTTAAGCGGACATTCCGGGGACGTGAACTCGGTCAGTTTCAGTCCCGACGGCGAACTTCTCGCCAGTGGAAGTGACGACAAAACCGTGAAATTGTGGGATGTTCCGACGGGACAACTCGTTGGAACCCGCTTGGGTCATAGCTTCTCCGTGCAATCCGTCGCCTTTTCCCCCGACGGCGAAAGCGTGGCGAGTGCGAGTTCGGACAAAACCATCAAAATTTGGAACGTCAACACGACCGAAGAACAAGAAAACCTCAAACGTCACAGTAGTTATATTTGGGCGATCGCCTACAGTCCCGACGGCGAAAAACTAGCCAGTGGCGGTTACGACAACGAAGTTCATGTCGGCAATCTTACAGGAAGTTGGTTCTGGTTTATCGGAGGTGGTTACGACACCTTCAAAGGACATTCGGCCCCGGTTTTATCCGTCGCTTACAGTCCCGACGGGTCGAAAATTGCCAGTGGGAGTGCGGACGGAACGATCAAAATTTGGGATGTGGACGACCAAAAATTATTGAGTACCCTCACCGGACATCGGGATTGGGTGTTGTCCGTCGCCTTTTCTCCCGACGGCGAAAGTCTGGTCAGTGGGAGTGCGGACCGCACGATTAAAGTGTGGAATGTTGCAAGCGGATCGTTAGAAACTACCCTGACCAAACACCAAGGAAAAGTATTTGCCGTTGCTTTTTCTCCCGATGGTAAAACCCTAGCCAGTGGGAGTGCGGATAATACGATTCAAATTTGGCAAGCTTATCCGTAG